Proteins co-encoded in one Quercus robur chromosome 8, dhQueRobu3.1, whole genome shotgun sequence genomic window:
- the LOC126693958 gene encoding exopolygalacturonase-like, with protein sequence MGKNFSIATVSLLLLLASTNAGQVFDVKSYGAKPNGDITQALTQAWKAACAVAGSKVVISTGAYKLGLVTLLGPCKGAIEFNLQGTLQSPSDIESFKGKDAWVIFDTIDSLTVSGGGVFDGQGQMAWQKNNCAKKYNCDTLPSNIRFNFITNSIVQDITSKDSKFFHIHLLGCKNLQFQHVTITAPADSPNTDGIHIGRSSQINITNANIGTGDDCISIGDGTQDITINQVTCGPGHGISIGSLGRYENEQPVSGIRVIGSILSNTENGVRIKTWPASPAGTASDMHFENIIMKNVANPILIDQNYCPNSQCSNESPSKVKISNVSFKDIRGTSSTQEAVKLICSKSVPCQQVVVTDIDLAYKEGGSVTSTCVNVQPTVSGKQNPPACTKKI encoded by the exons ATGGGAAAGAATTTTAGCATTGCAACGGTTTCCTTGCTATTGTTGTTGGCATCCACCAATGCTGGGCAGGTTTTTGATGTCAAATCATATGGAGCAAAACCTAATGGCGATATCACTCAG GCTTTGACACAAGCTTGGAAAGCTGCCTGCGCAGTAGCAGGAAGTAAAGTCGTGATTTCAACAGGGGCTTACAAACTAGGTTTAGTGACTTTGTTGGGTCCATGCAAAGGTGCTATTGAGTTTAACCTTCAAGGCACCCTACAATCCCCATCAGACATTGAATCCTTCAAGGGTAAAGATGCTTGGGTCATTTTTGACACGATCGATAGTCTTACTGTGTCAGGTGGAGGAGTTTTTGATGGCCAAGGACAAATGgcatggcaaaaaaataattgtgcCAAAAAGTACAACTGCGACACACTTCCTTCG AATATAAGGTTCAACTTCATCACAAATTCAATAGTCCAAGACATTACATCGAAGGACAGCAAATTTTTCCACATCCACCTTTTGGGATGCAAGAACTTGCAATTCCAACATGTTACCATAACTGCACCAGCAGATAGCCCCAACACTGATGGAATCCACATCGGACGTTCATCTCAGATCAACATTACCAATGCCAATATTGGAACAGGTGATGATTGCATCTCTATTGGTGATGGAACCCAAGATATTACTATTAATCAAGTAACTTGTGGACCTGGCCATGGTATCAGTATTGGAAGTCTTGGTAGGTATGAGAACGAACAACCTGTTTCAGGAATCAGAGTTATTGGTTCCATTCTTAGCAATACGGAAAATGGTGTTAGAATCAAAACATGGCCTGCTTCCCCTGCTGGGACTGCTTCTGATATGCATTTCGAGAATATtatcatgaaaaatgttgcCAATCCTATCCTTATTGATCAAAACTATTGCCCAAATAGTCAATGCTCAAATGAG TCTCCCTCTAAAGTTAAGATCAGCAATGTTAGTTTCAAGGACATTAGAGGAACTTCTTCAACACAGGAAGCTGTGAAGCTTATTTGCAGTAAGAGTGTACCGTGCCAACAGGTGGTGGTTACTGACATTGATCTTGCATACAAGGAAGGTGGATCTGTTACTTCCACTTGTGTTAATGTCCAGCCCACAGTTTCGGGCAAGCAAAACCCTCCTGCTTGtaccaaaaaaatttga